In one Macadamia integrifolia cultivar HAES 741 unplaced genomic scaffold, SCU_Mint_v3 scaffold2616, whole genome shotgun sequence genomic region, the following are encoded:
- the LOC122066849 gene encoding uncharacterized protein LOC122066849 encodes MSSPALTSAHHFISLKLSSTNSLFWKAQTIPFLHGQNVYGYITGTIPRHLDPTAASDWDDQDAIIMSLLIVSLSEEALPLIVDNTTSQEKWNCLTSAFGSASNIRIMSLNLSFQDLSQHNDESMVASMQHAKTISGELSASGSPLRPNDLCLHIFRTLHKDLHEIVPTLLARSEPLTYFDLHGVLLSHKCMLKASQQKSALIDKVDSSDQPFANST; translated from the coding sequence ATGTCTTCTCCTGCACTCACTTCTGCACACCATTTTATCTCATTGAAGCTCTCTTCTACCAATTCTCTCTTCTGGAAGGCTCAAACCATCCCATTTCTACATGGTCAGAATGTTTACGGATACATCACTGGTACCATTCCACGCCATCTTGATCCCACTGCCGCCTCTGACTGGGATGATCAAGATGCCATAATTATGAGCCTTCTTATTGTTTCCCTGTCCGAGGAGGCTCTTCCTCTTATTGTGGATAATACCACGAGCCAAGAAAAATGGAACTGTCTCACTTCTGCATTTGGTTCGGCTTCCAACATACGTATCATGTCCCTCAACCTCAGTTTTCAAGATCTCTCTCAACATAATGATGAATCAATGGTTGCTTCCATGCAACATGCCAAAACCATCTCTGGCGAGCTCTCTGCTTCTGGATCTCCTTTGAGGCCTAATGACCTTTGCCTCCACATCTTTCGCACCCTACACAAGGATCTGCATGAGATTGTCCCCACACTCTTGGCTCGATCTGAACCTCTGACGTACTTTGATCTTCATGGTGTTCTTCTCAGCCATAAGTGCATGCTTAAGGCCTCTCAGCAAAAATCTGCACTCATAGACAAGGTCGACTCCTCTGACCAACCTTTTGCTAATTCTACCTAG